The Candidatus Dormiibacterota bacterium region TCCGAGGCACGCGCACCTAAGAGCGAATCTCGGTACGCGTGCTCGATGGTGAAGTAGGGATTGCCCTGCCACCACGCTTCCCACATCCAGATGCGCGCGTCCGCGCTGCGGAACGAATTGCGCGCGGGCGGCGCGAGAAAGAGTGCGTCGGCGCGCTGCGCGCCGAGCGTCGCGAGGACGTCGCCCTGGCGAACCGTGTTGCGGCGCAGGTTGGTGCCGACCACGCACTCGGTGTCGCGGATATACGTCCACGCAAGTTCGCTCGGCTGAATGTCCTGCATGTCGTCGGGGTTCTGCGTTTTTTGTAGCCAGTAACAGAACGCGCGCCACAAACCCAGAATGGCCAGCCCGGTCTGCCCGTCGCTGCGGAGGTTCCGGACGTTATCGTGCCAGACGCCGAGATAGACGCACTGCTCTTCGGTAAAGAAGACCCCTTCCCACGCCTTGAACATGTCCACCGAGTAGATCCGCCCCGGTAGCATCTCGACGATTTCGGCGACCTCGCTATCGCGCAGGATCGTCTGGTCGTTGACCACGATCCCTTCGCCGACGCGTACGAACCACTCGAGAAGGTCGCCGCCGTGCACCGAGATGCCGTGGCGCTTGAGGTAGTTGAGGTGCGTGGGCAGACCCATAAACGGATCGACCAAGCTGTGGCAATCGTAACGCTGCAGCAATTCGAGCAATCGCGACGGAGAGACGCGCCTAGTGCGTTCGGGGAGCTCGATCATGCGTGCGCTTTCGTGGCCGTCAGCAGTGCGCGAACGACCAGCGGGTCGAATTGCGTGCCGATGGCGGTGTCGATGCGTTGCATCGGCGCGCCGCGCTCCGAGCGCAGGGACGAACGCTCCTCGTGGAGCGTATCGAAGGCGATCGTTGCCGCCAGGATGCGCGAGCCGACCGGGATCTCGCCGTGTTTCATACCGGCGGGCTTTCCGGTTCCGTCGTACCATTCCGCGCGTGCCCGAAGGATCTCCGCAACGTGGCCGAGCGTGGCGTTGTCGGCGAGCAGGTCGGCGGCCGCGCCCGCGTTCTTCGCGCGCTCGTCGATGCCCATGCGGGCGAGCGGATCGAACTGAGCGTCCTCGACGTCGGTGCAGTAGAGTTCGCCCGCACCATAGAGGCGCGCGGCAAGGCCGAGAGCCGCGCGCTGCGCCGCGTCGACACCGACGATCGCTGCGGTGCCATCGGCAAGCGCGTGAACGCGTTGCCAGCGTCCCGGCACGCCGTTGTGCGCATCGACGCGACCGGCGATCGCATCCAACAGGGCGAGATCGTCGCCGGGTGCGGCCGTCAGCGCATCGATTGGAAGCACCGGTGCGGGAACGTTTCCGCCGTTGAGATGAAACCACGAAGTGAACGCCCGGGCTGTATCCGGGCCAAACGAACGCCCGCTTCGGAGGTAGACCATCGCGAGCGCGTCGTCGGGATCTTCGGCTCGCAGAAAAACGTCCGCCAACAGCAGGCATTGCGCCGAGCGCGGTATGCCGTGCCAGCGTAACTGATCGGGGAATCCGGTGCCGTCCCAACATTCGGCTTGCCAGCGAACGATGTCCGGCGTGGCCGCCGGGAGCATGCCCATCGCGGCGCAGATTCGCGCTCCCTGCGCGGGAACGTCCCAGGCCTCGATGCGCGCCGAACGTTCGGAGAGCGGATCGCCGCCCTTTTTAAAGGCCGCGTTCCCGATGGCGCCGATCGCGTGCAACAGCCCCGCGAACGCAATGGCGGGGCGTTCCTCTTCGTCGGGGCTCACGGTTTCTGCCAGAGCCGCACCGAGGGCCGCTTTGCGAAGTGCGAAGCCGCTCGGATTTCCGCAAGCGGCGTCGCCCACCGCCCCGTACCACGCGAGGACGTCGGCCAATCGGGCAGCCGTCGCCCGAGGATCGCCGCCGGTGTCCTGGAATAGCGTCATTAACTACCGCGCTTTACATATTGCCGTGCAGAAACCCTCACATATTTTAACCGACGGCAGCATTTCCATGGTCGATGTCTCGGGCAAAGCCGTCTCGACGCGCACAGCGCGCGCCGAGGCTCGCGTACGGATGAGCCCCCAGGCCGCGACGGTGCTGCGAGAATCGACGCTTCCCAAGGGTGACGCCTTCGTCACCGCGCAGTTGGCCGGCATCATGGCTGCCAAACAAACTGC contains the following coding sequences:
- a CDS encoding HD domain-containing phosphohydrolase — encoded protein: MTLFQDTGGDPRATAARLADVLAWYGAVGDAACGNPSGFALRKAALGAALAETVSPDEEERPAIAFAGLLHAIGAIGNAAFKKGGDPLSERSARIEAWDVPAQGARICAAMGMLPAATPDIVRWQAECWDGTGFPDQLRWHGIPRSAQCLLLADVFLRAEDPDDALAMVYLRSGRSFGPDTARAFTSWFHLNGGNVPAPVLPIDALTAAPGDDLALLDAIAGRVDAHNGVPGRWQRVHALADGTAAIVGVDAAQRAALGLAARLYGAGELYCTDVEDAQFDPLARMGIDERAKNAGAAADLLADNATLGHVAEILRARAEWYDGTGKPAGMKHGEIPVGSRILAATIAFDTLHEERSSLRSERGAPMQRIDTAIGTQFDPLVVRALLTATKAHA